The window TTAAGAAGAAAGGAATTAGTTCTGCCTATGGTTGGATATATAGCGGTGTTGCTACAGGGTTCTATTTAGGAAATATATATGGAACAGTTAAATGGATTAAAAGAAAGAATAGTGAAAGGCAACAGAAAATAAAGGATGAAATACTTAATAGTATCGTTAGTTTTTAGTTCACTACTTACTGTTGGATTTAGTCAGTCTACAGAAGAAGTCTTGATGTATGCGAATACTCAATTTGAGGCGCATAACTTCGAAGAAGCGCGCAAGGCATATCGCCGGGTTTTATATTTCGAAGAGGAGGAGTTTAACGGGGAAGCTTATGTAAATCTGTCGTTGGCCAGTTTTCAGGTTGGAAAACTTGATGAATCAAT is drawn from Flavobacteriales bacterium and contains these coding sequences:
- a CDS encoding tetratricopeptide repeat protein, whose translation is MKYLIVSLVFSSLLTVGFSQSTEEVLMYANTQFEAHNFEEARKAYRRVLYFEEEEFNGEAYVNLSLASFQVGKLDES